A DNA window from Buttiauxella agrestis contains the following coding sequences:
- the ndk gene encoding nucleoside-diphosphate kinase: MAIERTFSIIKPNAVAKNVIGNIYARFESAGFKIVGAKMLHLTSEQAQGFYAEHEGKPFFDGLVAFMTSGPIMVSVLEGENAVQRHRDILGATNPANALAGTLRADYADSFTENGTHGSDSVESAAREIAYFFAEGEVCPRTR; this comes from the coding sequence ATGGCTATTGAACGTACTTTTTCCATCATCAAACCAAACGCGGTGGCAAAAAACGTTATTGGTAACATTTATGCTCGTTTTGAATCCGCAGGGTTTAAGATTGTTGGCGCAAAAATGCTGCACCTGACTTCTGAGCAGGCTCAGGGTTTCTACGCTGAGCACGAAGGCAAACCTTTCTTTGATGGCCTGGTTGCGTTCATGACTTCCGGTCCAATCATGGTTAGCGTCCTGGAAGGTGAAAATGCCGTTCAGCGTCACCGTGATATTCTGGGTGCAACTAACCCAGCGAACGCACTGGCTGGGACTCTGCGTGCAGATTACGCGGACAGCTTCACCGAGAACGGCACACACGGTTCTGATTCTGTAGAGTCAGCGGCTCGTGAAATTGCTTATTTCTTCGCTGAAGGCGAAGTTTGCCCGCGCACTCGTTAA
- a CDS encoding bifunctional tRNA (adenosine(37)-C2)-methyltransferase TrmG/ribosomal RNA large subunit methyltransferase RlmN: MSEQIVTPETAVSVVSNKSEKINLLDLNRQQLREFFADMGEKPFRADQVMKWMYHYCSDDFDDMTDINKVLRNKLKEVAEIRAPEVAEEQRSADGTIKWAIRIADQLVETVYIPEEDRATLCVSSQVGCALECKFCSTAQQGFNRNLRVSEIIGQVWRAAKIIGAQKKTGVRPITNVVMMGMGEPLLNLNNVVPAMEIMLDDFGFGLSKRRVTLSTSGVVPALDKLGDMIDVALAISLHAPTDDIRDEIMPINKKYNIETFLAAVRRYLEKSNANQGRVTVEYVLLDHVNDGTDHAHQLAECLKDTPCKINLIPWNPFPGAPYGRSSNSRIDRFSKVLMSYGFTTIVRKTRGDDIDAACGQLAGEVIDRTKRTLRKRMQGEPIDVKAV, encoded by the coding sequence ATGTCAGAGCAAATTGTCACTCCTGAGACAGCCGTTTCAGTCGTTTCCAACAAGTCAGAAAAAATTAACCTGTTGGACCTAAACCGCCAGCAACTGCGTGAGTTCTTCGCTGATATGGGCGAAAAACCATTCCGCGCCGATCAGGTCATGAAATGGATGTATCACTATTGCAGTGATGACTTCGATGATATGACTGACATCAACAAAGTTCTGCGTAACAAACTCAAAGAAGTTGCTGAGATCCGTGCACCGGAAGTCGCTGAAGAACAACGTTCTGCTGATGGCACCATTAAATGGGCTATCAGGATTGCCGATCAGCTGGTGGAAACCGTGTATATCCCGGAAGAAGACCGCGCCACACTGTGTGTTTCTTCACAAGTGGGTTGTGCTCTGGAATGTAAATTCTGTTCTACGGCTCAGCAGGGCTTTAACCGTAACCTGCGTGTTTCTGAAATCATCGGCCAGGTCTGGCGTGCGGCGAAAATTATCGGTGCGCAAAAGAAAACCGGCGTTCGTCCTATCACCAACGTGGTGATGATGGGCATGGGTGAGCCGTTGCTGAACCTGAACAACGTGGTACCGGCGATGGAAATCATGCTTGATGATTTCGGTTTTGGTTTATCCAAACGTCGCGTAACGCTTTCTACTTCTGGTGTGGTTCCTGCGCTCGATAAATTGGGCGACATGATTGATGTGGCATTGGCCATTTCTCTACATGCTCCGACCGATGATATTCGTGACGAAATCATGCCAATCAACAAAAAGTACAACATCGAGACTTTCCTGGCTGCGGTTCGCCGTTATCTGGAGAAATCCAACGCCAACCAGGGCCGTGTCACCGTAGAATACGTTCTGCTGGATCACGTTAACGATGGGACTGATCATGCGCATCAACTGGCAGAATGCCTGAAAGATACGCCATGTAAAATCAACTTGATCCCATGGAACCCGTTCCCGGGCGCACCATATGGCCGTAGCTCCAATAGCCGTATCGACCGTTTCTCAAAAGTATTGATGAGTTATGGCTTTACGACCATCGTGCGTAAGACTCGCGGTGATGATATTGACGCAGCATGTGGTCAGTTGGCGGGTGAAGTTATCGACCGCACCAAGCGTACGTTACGTAAACGTATGCAAGGTGAACCTATTGATGTTAAAGCAGTCTGA
- the rodZ gene encoding cytoskeleton protein RodZ produces MNTEATHESNAAKTTGERLRVAREELGLSQQAVAERLCLKVSTVRDIEDDKAPAELASTFLRGYIRSYARLVRIPEEELLPMMEKQAPVRAAKVAPMQSFSLGKRRKKRDGWLMSFTWLVLFVVVGLTGAWWWQNHKAAQEEISTMADQSSAELSASNSNSQSVPLTTSDSSTADTSAQQPVQTPAPQSTSATDPAQSQAAAATAQQTTPADSSAVVAPSQAPVDNAQTTTPPAPNTALPTDQAAVTTPAADPNALVMNFNADCWLEVTDATGKKLFSGMQRKDGNLNLAGQAPYKLKIGAPAAVQIQFQGKPVDLSRFIRTSQVARLTVSAE; encoded by the coding sequence ATGAATACTGAAGCCACTCACGAATCAAATGCAGCAAAAACCACGGGTGAACGTTTACGTGTTGCCCGTGAAGAACTCGGTCTTAGCCAACAAGCCGTGGCAGAACGCCTGTGCCTGAAAGTTTCTACCGTTCGGGATATTGAAGATGACAAGGCGCCAGCTGAGTTAGCATCGACCTTCCTGCGTGGTTATATCCGGTCCTATGCACGTCTGGTGCGTATTCCGGAAGAAGAACTGTTGCCAATGATGGAAAAACAAGCACCAGTCAGAGCTGCTAAAGTCGCTCCGATGCAAAGTTTTTCTCTGGGGAAACGCCGTAAGAAACGTGACGGCTGGCTGATGAGCTTTACCTGGCTCGTGTTGTTTGTTGTTGTCGGTCTGACCGGCGCCTGGTGGTGGCAAAACCATAAGGCAGCGCAGGAAGAAATCTCGACAATGGCTGATCAATCTTCAGCTGAACTTTCTGCCAGCAACAGTAACTCCCAGTCAGTACCATTGACTACCAGCGATTCATCTACTGCTGATACCTCTGCACAGCAACCTGTGCAGACCCCAGCACCGCAATCGACTTCTGCGACTGATCCAGCGCAAAGTCAGGCTGCGGCAGCAACGGCTCAACAAACTACCCCGGCGGATTCTTCCGCTGTGGTAGCACCAAGCCAGGCTCCAGTTGATAATGCCCAGACAACGACGCCACCGGCACCCAATACAGCTCTGCCAACCGACCAGGCTGCGGTAACAACTCCTGCGGCTGACCCTAATGCATTAGTCATGAACTTCAATGCTGATTGCTGGCTGGAAGTGACCGATGCGACGGGTAAAAAATTATTCAGCGGTATGCAGCGTAAAGATGGCAATTTAAATTTAGCCGGTCAGGCACCGTATAAGTTGAAAATTGGTGCTCCGGCGGCAGTACAGATTCAGTTCCAGGGTAAACCTGTCGATCTGAGTCGTTTTATCAGAACTAGCCAGGTTGCACGTCTTACAGTAAGTGCTGAATAA